A genomic stretch from Cellulomonas sp. KRMCY2 includes:
- a CDS encoding ATP-binding protein: MEYRPRLVDAELTRLLAAVGAVVIEGPRACGKTETARRVAASELRVDTDARVAPAMAVDPSLLLDGRPPQLLDEWQVQPELWNHVRRAVDDRHQPGQFILTGSATPDDDARRHSGAGRFARIRMRPMSLFETGHSTGALRLGDLLAGNRVAASGPDLALADIIERLLIGGWPGLQGAAPAEATRVLRDYLTTIREVDIDRVVRGRRDPRRVGRVIASLARNTATEASLATLTRDSGQDGEPLARNTVDEYLDVLQRLMVVEDQPAWSTHLRSSATLRKTPKRHFVDPSLAAAALGATSERLLADLNSLGLLFESLVVRDLRVYAQAHGGEVLHYRDSTGLEVDAIVSTDDGRWGAAEVKLGAGQIEDAARNLLRFRDRIDTSRSGTPAFLAVITPSGLGYTRPDGVSVVPLGALGP; the protein is encoded by the coding sequence ATGGAGTACCGCCCCCGGCTGGTCGACGCCGAGCTGACTCGCCTGCTCGCTGCGGTCGGCGCTGTCGTCATCGAGGGTCCGAGAGCCTGCGGCAAGACGGAGACCGCTCGTCGCGTCGCGGCGAGCGAGCTCCGCGTCGACACCGACGCGCGTGTCGCCCCGGCGATGGCCGTGGACCCCTCACTGCTGCTCGACGGACGGCCCCCGCAGCTCCTTGACGAGTGGCAGGTCCAGCCGGAGCTGTGGAACCACGTACGACGGGCCGTGGACGACCGCCATCAGCCGGGCCAGTTCATCCTGACCGGCTCCGCCACTCCCGACGACGACGCACGACGGCACTCCGGGGCAGGCCGCTTTGCCCGGATCCGCATGCGTCCGATGTCGCTCTTCGAGACCGGGCACTCCACCGGTGCGCTCCGCCTCGGCGACCTGCTCGCCGGGAATCGGGTGGCGGCTTCGGGCCCGGACCTCGCTCTCGCAGACATCATCGAGCGGCTGCTCATCGGCGGCTGGCCGGGCCTGCAGGGTGCCGCGCCCGCAGAGGCCACCCGCGTTCTCCGGGACTACCTCACCACGATCCGCGAGGTCGACATCGATCGCGTCGTCAGAGGGCGGCGGGATCCGCGACGGGTGGGGCGCGTGATCGCCTCCCTGGCCCGGAACACCGCGACCGAGGCGTCCCTGGCCACACTGACCCGGGACAGCGGCCAGGACGGCGAGCCGCTCGCTCGCAACACGGTCGACGAGTACCTCGACGTGCTCCAGCGCCTCATGGTCGTCGAGGACCAGCCGGCCTGGTCGACGCACCTGCGCTCGTCGGCGACCCTGCGCAAGACCCCGAAGCGTCACTTCGTCGACCCGTCGCTGGCAGCCGCGGCGCTCGGCGCGACCTCAGAACGGCTGCTCGCCGACCTCAACAGCCTCGGCCTGCTCTTCGAGTCGCTCGTCGTGCGGGACCTGCGTGTCTACGCACAGGCCCACGGGGGCGAGGTCCTGCACTACCGCGACAGCACCGGCCTCGAGGTCGACGCCATCGTCTCGACCGACGACGGTCGCTGGGGGGCCGCCGAGGTCAAGCTCGGGGCGGGACAGATCGAGGATGCGGCCCGGAACCTTCTGCGGTTCCGAGATCGCATCGACACGAGCAGGTCCGGTACCCCGGCCTTCCTGGCTGTGATCACGCCCTCGGGTCTTGGCTACACCCGACCGGACGGTGTCAGCGTGGTCCCGCTCGGGGCCCTCGGTCCCTAG
- a CDS encoding DUF6318 family protein, whose translation MTRVAVRLAEGLGRCVGCPQNRRSGPVSGPCVVRCVTMTRGAKCAGLSASVVVMIAFVGGCAADPAPSPVPPASTAPATPSTEPTPDPAVEAASVPERPAEMERVDEIGAAAAADYFLSLYQYALTSGDLTEWDAVSAQDCSFCINVRSDVTAVYAAGGHYAGGELSSSTARVVGYEETLGVYAVEFEFSVAASTQVGSDGSVVREIPAESGFLILDVLPAAEGWVLLTGDARDESVM comes from the coding sequence ATGACGAGAGTGGCCGTCCGGCTGGCTGAGGGGCTCGGGCGGTGCGTCGGTTGTCCACAGAATCGGCGTTCCGGTCCCGTGAGCGGGCCGTGCGTTGTACGGTGCGTGACCATGACGCGGGGGGCGAAGTGCGCAGGTTTGTCGGCATCTGTTGTGGTGATGATCGCGTTCGTCGGGGGCTGCGCGGCGGATCCGGCGCCCTCGCCAGTACCACCGGCATCGACTGCCCCCGCGACCCCCTCGACTGAGCCGACACCAGATCCTGCCGTCGAGGCTGCGTCGGTCCCCGAACGGCCGGCGGAGATGGAGCGCGTCGATGAGATCGGTGCGGCTGCCGCAGCGGACTACTTCCTGAGCCTCTACCAGTACGCGCTGACGTCGGGTGACCTCACCGAGTGGGATGCCGTCTCCGCCCAGGACTGCAGCTTCTGCATCAACGTCCGTTCCGACGTCACGGCGGTCTATGCCGCAGGCGGCCACTACGCGGGAGGAGAGCTCAGCAGCTCGACCGCGCGGGTCGTTGGCTACGAGGAGACCCTGGGCGTCTACGCCGTCGAGTTCGAGTTCTCCGTCGCGGCCAGCACCCAGGTAGGGAGCGATGGTTCGGTGGTCCGCGAGATCCCGGCAGAGTCCGGCTTCCTCATCCTCGATGTCCTGCCCGCGGCCGAGGGGTGGGTGCTCCTGACTGGTGACGCCCGCGATGAGTCGGTGATGTGA
- a CDS encoding siderophore-interacting protein codes for MTTTPTAPAPGVATSPVRKVPLPLVARTLTVRRVEDLSDSLRRIVLAGPELEGFASDGPTDHLKVCFPAEPDARPVLPTLVDGRWADVPGVVQRDYTVRTFDRSAGEVALEMVSGEHGPAARWAAQARPGQELGLLGPRSSKIVPLDRDWYLLAADEAGVPGLRNWLDRIPATARVQAFIEVGGPTDEPPLPDHPRLEVTWLHRGDAAAGSTTLLPDAVAAATFGTELGAGWVWAGGEASAVRAIRRHLGVERGLDRGSFAMTGYWRLGVAAFDHHSPEA; via the coding sequence GTGACCACGACCCCGACTGCCCCGGCACCCGGCGTCGCGACGTCCCCGGTGCGCAAGGTGCCGCTGCCGCTGGTGGCGCGCACGCTGACGGTACGGCGCGTCGAGGACCTCTCGGACTCCCTGCGCCGCATCGTCCTGGCCGGCCCGGAGCTCGAGGGCTTCGCCTCGGACGGCCCGACCGACCACCTCAAGGTCTGCTTCCCCGCGGAGCCGGACGCTCGGCCCGTGCTGCCCACGCTCGTCGACGGCCGGTGGGCCGACGTCCCCGGCGTCGTGCAGCGCGACTACACCGTGCGCACCTTCGACCGGAGCGCCGGCGAGGTCGCCCTCGAGATGGTGTCCGGTGAGCACGGTCCGGCCGCACGGTGGGCCGCGCAGGCCCGGCCGGGTCAGGAACTCGGGCTGCTCGGCCCTCGCAGCTCCAAGATCGTGCCGCTCGACCGCGACTGGTACCTGCTCGCCGCGGACGAGGCAGGCGTGCCCGGCCTGCGGAACTGGCTCGACCGGATCCCGGCGACGGCCCGCGTCCAGGCGTTCATCGAGGTCGGCGGCCCGACCGACGAGCCGCCGCTGCCGGACCACCCCCGGCTCGAGGTGACCTGGCTGCACCGCGGCGACGCAGCCGCCGGCAGCACGACCCTCCTGCCCGACGCCGTCGCGGCCGCCACGTTCGGCACCGAGCTCGGCGCGGGCTGGGTCTGGGCCGGCGGCGAGGCCTCGGCCGTCCGCGCGATCCGTCGGCACCTGGGTGTCGAGCGTGGACTGGACCGGGGCTCGTTCGCGATGACCGGGTACTGGCGGCTCGGCGTCGCGGCGTTCGACCACCACTCGCCGGAGGCGTAG
- a CDS encoding bifunctional 2-polyprenyl-6-hydroxyphenol methylase/3-demethylubiquinol 3-O-methyltransferase UbiG gives MRKTTRWEAKTQADPQHSHWYVERFRRMTADGADLAGEARMVDAMLPRGGRVLDAGCGPGRVGSELATRGHTVVGVDVDPVLIDAALADHPGPTWLVGDLAELDLPARGVAEPFDVVLCAGNVLTFVADGTEVEVLRRLGRHTRPDGRVVVGFGTDRGYAVDDFLADAASAGLRLDATFATWDLRPFGPSAGFVVAVLSRADAAQD, from the coding sequence ATGCGCAAGACCACCCGGTGGGAGGCCAAGACCCAGGCCGACCCGCAGCACTCGCACTGGTACGTCGAGCGGTTCCGCCGGATGACGGCCGACGGCGCCGACCTGGCCGGCGAGGCGCGGATGGTCGACGCGATGCTCCCGCGCGGCGGACGCGTCCTCGACGCCGGGTGCGGACCGGGCCGGGTGGGTTCGGAGCTCGCGACCCGCGGGCACACCGTGGTGGGGGTCGACGTCGACCCGGTCCTGATCGACGCCGCGCTGGCCGACCACCCTGGACCGACGTGGCTCGTCGGCGACCTGGCCGAGCTCGATCTGCCGGCCCGGGGCGTGGCCGAGCCGTTCGACGTCGTGCTGTGCGCGGGCAACGTGCTGACCTTCGTCGCCGACGGGACCGAGGTCGAGGTGCTGCGCCGACTCGGAAGGCACACCCGGCCCGACGGGCGGGTCGTCGTGGGCTTCGGTACCGACCGCGGGTACGCCGTCGACGACTTCCTCGCCGATGCCGCGTCGGCCGGGCTGCGGCTCGACGCCACCTTCGCCACCTGGGACCTGCGACCGTTCGGCCCGTCGGCGGGGTTCGTCGTCGCGGTGCTCAGCCGGGCGGACGCCGCGCAGGACTGA
- a CDS encoding PKD domain-containing protein — protein MGTTGRRVRVAAIVAFACVVPNTMAWASTDGDEPGGLTSRADGSSVVVTDSQTSGSEEPGTTTQASVAITYEYRRVPLPRCGELDPLAVDRQCIDDLGVAQVCADGSVPLAPLQRREVDPVTGAGLSPWSRVDPGGCQDGTDLVVLSVEEFRRLPLTASTPQYQPDDGRGLVNKDLIVYADPAPQTLATTVLGVPVAVRATPVAFAWDFGDGSEPLVTTDPGAPYPNHTVSYPYRQAGEFAVQLVTTWQGQYQVNGAGPWYPVAGTAATTSVPFTAQVFEAHAHLVADDLGS, from the coding sequence ATGGGAACCACTGGTCGCCGCGTTCGGGTCGCTGCCATCGTCGCCTTCGCCTGCGTGGTACCCAACACGATGGCGTGGGCGAGTACGGACGGCGACGAGCCGGGAGGCCTCACCTCGAGGGCTGACGGGTCGAGCGTTGTCGTCACCGACTCGCAGACCTCGGGCTCGGAGGAACCCGGGACAACCACCCAAGCCAGTGTGGCGATCACCTACGAGTACCGCCGTGTCCCGCTGCCCCGGTGTGGTGAGCTGGACCCGCTGGCTGTCGACCGCCAGTGCATCGATGACCTTGGTGTGGCACAGGTGTGCGCGGACGGCAGCGTGCCGCTGGCGCCCCTGCAGCGCCGGGAGGTCGACCCGGTCACCGGTGCCGGGCTCAGCCCGTGGAGCCGGGTCGATCCTGGTGGCTGCCAGGACGGGACCGATCTGGTCGTCCTGTCGGTCGAGGAGTTCCGGCGTCTGCCGCTGACCGCCTCGACCCCGCAGTACCAGCCGGACGACGGTCGCGGCCTGGTCAACAAGGACCTGATCGTGTACGCCGACCCGGCCCCGCAGACCCTGGCCACCACGGTCCTCGGCGTCCCGGTCGCGGTCCGCGCGACGCCGGTGGCGTTCGCGTGGGACTTCGGTGACGGGTCGGAACCGCTGGTCACGACCGACCCCGGTGCGCCCTACCCGAACCACACCGTGAGCTACCCGTACCGGCAGGCCGGGGAGTTCGCCGTGCAGCTGGTCACCACGTGGCAGGGTCAGTACCAGGTCAACGGTGCCGGGCCCTGGTACCCGGTGGCCGGCACGGCCGCGACGACATCAGTGCCGTTCACCGCCCAGGTCTTCGAGGCGCACGCCCACCTGGTCGCCGACGATCTCGGCTCCTGA
- a CDS encoding BldC family transcriptional regulator has product MQTAPWTTRSLLTPGEVATLFRVDPKTVTRWANSGKITSVRTLGGHRRYIESEVRGLLGAVPAQPR; this is encoded by the coding sequence ATGCAGACCGCACCCTGGACGACGAGGTCCCTGTTGACTCCGGGCGAGGTGGCGACCCTGTTCCGGGTGGACCCCAAGACCGTGACCCGGTGGGCGAACAGCGGCAAGATCACCTCGGTGCGGACCTTGGGCGGGCACCGCCGGTACATCGAGTCCGAGGTCCGCGGCCTCCTGGGTGCGGTTCCCGCGCAGCCGCGCTGA
- a CDS encoding DUF2809 domain-containing protein yields the protein MSSMSITSRGSITARRARLVAAAVVVVAVGLAVATRVVGLPGALADPAGDAMYAALVYLVLACCAPRARWWLVAALAFGACAAVEVAQLTGVPALLVAQWSPLRYVLGTTFAAPDLVAYAVGAAGAGVVDRLSPARRPPG from the coding sequence ATGTCGAGCATGTCGATCACGTCGCGCGGGTCGATCACGGCACGTCGGGCCCGGCTGGTGGCCGCGGCGGTCGTGGTGGTGGCCGTCGGCCTCGCCGTGGCCACGCGCGTGGTCGGACTCCCGGGTGCGCTCGCCGACCCGGCCGGTGACGCGATGTACGCGGCGCTGGTCTACCTGGTGCTCGCGTGCTGTGCGCCGAGGGCCCGCTGGTGGCTGGTCGCTGCCCTGGCCTTCGGCGCGTGTGCGGCGGTCGAGGTCGCGCAGCTGACCGGCGTCCCGGCGCTCCTCGTCGCGCAGTGGTCGCCGCTGCGGTACGTGCTCGGCACGACGTTCGCGGCCCCTGACCTCGTCGCGTACGCGGTGGGCGCTGCGGGTGCCGGAGTGGTGGACCGACTCAGTCCTGCGCGGCGTCCGCCCGGCTGA
- a CDS encoding L-threonylcarbamoyladenylate synthase — MARHFDVHPQNPQPRAITQVVAMLRDDDALIAYPTDSGYAFGCRLDSHTGADRIRWIRHLDDRHHFTLVCADFAQLGQFVLLDNAEFRAIKASTPGPYTFILKATKEVPRRLAHPKKKTVGVRIPNHPVAIALVRELGEPLLSSTLVLPGLDEPLTEGWQIKEHLDHQIDAVVDAGDCGSEQTTVVDWSDGYPEVVRVGAGDPSRFE; from the coding sequence ATGGCGAGGCACTTCGACGTCCACCCCCAGAACCCCCAGCCGCGCGCGATCACGCAGGTCGTGGCGATGCTGCGGGACGACGACGCCCTGATCGCCTACCCCACCGACTCGGGCTACGCGTTCGGCTGCCGCCTGGACAGCCACACCGGTGCCGACCGCATCCGCTGGATCCGGCACCTGGACGACCGGCACCACTTCACCCTGGTGTGCGCGGACTTCGCCCAGCTGGGCCAGTTCGTGCTCCTGGACAACGCCGAGTTCCGCGCGATCAAGGCGAGCACCCCGGGCCCGTACACGTTCATCCTCAAGGCCACCAAGGAGGTGCCGCGACGGCTGGCCCACCCGAAGAAGAAGACCGTCGGCGTGCGCATCCCGAACCACCCGGTGGCGATCGCCCTGGTCCGCGAGCTGGGTGAGCCTCTGCTGTCCAGCACCCTGGTGCTGCCCGGGCTCGACGAGCCGCTCACGGAGGGCTGGCAGATCAAGGAGCACCTCGACCACCAGATCGACGCCGTGGTCGACGCCGGTGACTGCGGCTCGGAGCAGACGACGGTGGTGGACTGGTCGGACGGCTACCCCGAGGTGGTCCGGGTCGGCGCGGGCGACCCGAGCCGCTTCGAGTAG
- a CDS encoding DNA-formamidopyrimidine glycosylase family protein, translating into MIELPEAVTLAGQIQRVLTGRRIDEVEVNHTPHGMTGFHGDPAAYPALLTGRHVTRATSWGGLVEITADDQRIVLGDGATPRLYAQGEALPAKHQLRLTLDDGASLVVGVQMYGGIQVFADSQDDNPYYRVAVAAPSPLTEAFDAVYFDQLIAGPAVRTHSAKALLATEQRIPGLGNGTLQDILWNAQILPTRPVGSLSDDEVAALFDSVRGTLAAMTTDGGRDTERDLFGEPGGYAAVMGRRTLELPCPRCRGVVVKRAYLGGAVYFCPGCQR; encoded by the coding sequence ATGATCGAGCTGCCGGAGGCCGTGACACTGGCCGGGCAGATCCAGCGGGTGCTCACCGGGCGCCGCATCGACGAGGTCGAGGTCAACCACACGCCGCACGGGATGACCGGGTTCCACGGCGACCCGGCCGCCTACCCGGCGCTGCTGACGGGCCGCCACGTGACGCGGGCGACGTCGTGGGGCGGGCTGGTCGAGATCACCGCCGACGACCAACGGATCGTGCTGGGCGACGGCGCCACCCCGCGCCTGTACGCGCAGGGCGAGGCGCTGCCGGCCAAGCACCAGCTGCGCCTGACCCTCGACGACGGCGCATCCCTGGTGGTGGGCGTCCAGATGTACGGCGGCATCCAGGTGTTCGCCGACAGCCAGGACGACAACCCGTACTACCGGGTCGCCGTGGCCGCACCGTCGCCGCTGACCGAGGCGTTCGACGCCGTGTACTTCGACCAGCTGATCGCCGGACCGGCGGTGCGCACGCACTCGGCGAAGGCCCTGCTCGCGACCGAGCAACGCATCCCCGGCCTCGGCAACGGCACGCTCCAGGACATCCTGTGGAACGCGCAGATCCTGCCGACGCGCCCGGTCGGCTCCCTGTCCGACGACGAGGTGGCGGCCCTGTTCGACTCGGTTCGCGGGACGCTCGCCGCGATGACCACCGACGGCGGCCGGGACACCGAGCGCGACCTGTTCGGCGAGCCGGGCGGGTACGCGGCGGTCATGGGACGGCGCACCCTTGAGCTGCCCTGCCCGCGGTGCCGTGGCGTCGTGGTCAAGCGGGCCTATCTCGGCGGAGCCGTCTACTTCTGCCCCGGCTGCCAGCGGTAG
- a CDS encoding NAD(P)-dependent oxidoreductase produces MSDPAADAPCAPVAIRDLWDVDDPVASARRFADAAADLTRPPGHRAELATQQARALGLQGRFAEAEAVLDAFAAPADAALAAPADDSLAAPADVVQVRVLLERGRLRNSAGDPAAAVLHFQAALDAAAVLPGQEHLAVDALHMLALAEPERARAWTERALAIAGTSTDPETRRWLVALHNNLGWHLHDAGDLEPALEQLELARAAAVEVGTVEQEQLARWAIARCLRSLGRDAEALAMQRVLLAERPDDPYVREEHDLLAGGARRRVLITGAEGLVGSVLRRGLAATHDIVALTRSPQDHPSVVADIEDLDALVAAFGGIDTVVHLANAASLDAGWPDVLASSIVGTRNVMEAARVAGVRSVVLASSGHVLGGAEEEAGSSLYDLDDPRVLDDTDLRPDSLYAVGKIFGEALGRYYADAHGLRVICVRLGTVLADDDPRSDVPGRGRSARLSADERYPRMRAKWLSHQDCCRLFARCIDATDVPWAVVVGTSDNPRQIWGLGQTRRLLGYSPQDAAPVDGRPGEGER; encoded by the coding sequence GTGAGCGATCCGGCAGCCGACGCACCGTGTGCCCCCGTGGCGATCCGCGACCTGTGGGACGTCGACGATCCGGTCGCATCCGCGCGGCGTTTCGCCGACGCAGCCGCCGACCTGACCCGCCCACCAGGGCACCGCGCCGAGCTGGCCACCCAGCAGGCTCGCGCCCTCGGGCTGCAGGGGAGGTTCGCCGAGGCCGAGGCTGTGCTCGACGCGTTCGCCGCACCGGCCGACGCCGCGCTCGCCGCGCCCGCCGACGATTCGCTCGCCGCACCGGCCGACGTCGTGCAGGTGCGCGTGCTGCTCGAACGCGGCCGACTGCGGAACTCGGCGGGCGACCCCGCGGCGGCGGTCCTGCACTTCCAGGCAGCCCTCGATGCGGCAGCGGTCCTGCCGGGCCAGGAGCACCTGGCGGTCGACGCCCTGCACATGCTCGCCCTCGCCGAGCCGGAGCGCGCCCGCGCGTGGACCGAGCGGGCGCTCGCGATCGCCGGCACCTCGACCGACCCCGAGACCCGGCGGTGGCTGGTCGCACTTCACAACAACCTCGGCTGGCACCTGCACGACGCGGGCGACCTGGAGCCGGCCCTCGAGCAGCTCGAGCTCGCGCGTGCGGCCGCGGTCGAGGTGGGCACTGTCGAGCAGGAGCAGCTCGCCCGATGGGCGATCGCCCGGTGCCTGCGGTCCCTCGGCCGCGACGCGGAAGCCCTGGCGATGCAGCGTGTGCTCCTGGCGGAGCGACCGGACGACCCCTACGTCCGGGAGGAGCACGACCTGCTCGCCGGTGGGGCGCGCAGGCGGGTTCTCATCACGGGCGCCGAGGGCCTGGTCGGGTCGGTGCTACGGCGCGGGCTCGCGGCCACCCACGACATCGTCGCCCTGACCCGCTCACCCCAGGACCACCCGAGCGTCGTGGCGGACATCGAGGACCTCGACGCGCTCGTCGCGGCGTTCGGCGGCATCGACACGGTCGTGCACCTGGCCAACGCTGCGAGCCTCGACGCCGGCTGGCCGGATGTGCTCGCCAGCAGCATCGTGGGCACGCGTAACGTCATGGAGGCCGCGCGCGTGGCAGGGGTCCGGAGCGTCGTGCTGGCGTCGTCCGGCCACGTGCTCGGTGGGGCGGAGGAGGAGGCCGGGTCGTCGCTGTACGACCTCGACGACCCGCGCGTGCTGGACGACACCGACCTGCGCCCCGACTCGCTCTACGCGGTCGGCAAGATCTTCGGCGAGGCCCTGGGTCGCTACTACGCCGACGCGCACGGTCTGCGCGTGATCTGCGTGCGGCTCGGCACCGTGCTGGCCGACGACGACCCGCGGTCGGACGTGCCGGGCCGCGGCCGGTCGGCCCGGCTGTCGGCCGACGAGCGATACCCGCGGATGCGCGCCAAGTGGCTCAGCCACCAGGACTGCTGCCGGCTGTTCGCGCGCTGCATCGACGCGACCGACGTGCCCTGGGCGGTCGTGGTCGGCACCTCGGACAACCCGCGACAGATCTGGGGCCTCGGGCAGACGCGGCGGTTGCTGGGCTACTCCCCGCAGGACGCCGCGCCGGTGGACGGGCGCCCCGGCGAGGGCGAACGGTAG
- a CDS encoding nitroreductase family deazaflavin-dependent oxidoreductase, whose product MPLTGEYAPSTTAHARKQVEDFERSDGAKANTMRGVPIIVLTSVGAKSGKLRKTPLMRVEHDGRYAVVASLGGAPQHPVWYHNLVAHPHVELQDGAVKRDYLARELTGAERDAWWGRAVAVWPDYESYQKKTERLIPLFELTPIEG is encoded by the coding sequence ATGCCTCTGACCGGTGAGTACGCCCCGAGCACGACCGCCCACGCGCGCAAGCAGGTCGAGGACTTCGAGCGGTCGGACGGCGCCAAGGCGAACACGATGCGCGGTGTCCCGATCATCGTCCTGACGTCGGTCGGGGCGAAGAGCGGCAAGCTCCGCAAGACGCCCCTGATGCGCGTCGAGCACGACGGCCGGTACGCCGTCGTCGCCTCGCTGGGTGGCGCCCCCCAGCACCCCGTCTGGTACCACAACCTGGTCGCCCACCCGCATGTCGAGCTGCAGGACGGCGCCGTCAAGCGGGACTACCTCGCCCGGGAGCTCACCGGCGCCGAGCGCGACGCCTGGTGGGGGCGCGCCGTCGCCGTCTGGCCGGACTACGAGAGCTACCAGAAGAAGACCGAACGGCTCATCCCGCTGTTCGAGCTCACGCCGATCGAGGGCTGA
- a CDS encoding carbohydrate-binding domain-containing protein — protein sequence MTLRLRSTRTAALPMAVALAMLTACGTTTSADAGTTSGSQTVQTSTAADTTTDEATAGSTATVAATAENAPDHDDPADHEWDEADVVDITLDGDSATSESMVAVGIEGSTVTIGAPGTYRLSGTLDDGQVLVTSGADGIVRLILDGVDITSSTSAPLVVTDADEVVVVLADGSQNHLSDAATYVYPDAETDEPNAALFSTADLTITGTGALTVEGNANDGIASKDGLVIASGTITVDAVDDGIRGKDYLVIDDGDITVTAGGDGLKSDNEEDATMGYVSVAAGTLAITAGVDGIDAVTDAIITGGDLTLATGDDGVHADATLTVAGGSVAVTESYEGLESAVITIDGGDIDITASDDGLNVAGGVDGSGQEGMGADGGPGGGDQFAASAGLELTISGGTVVIDADGDGLDSNGSVAMTGGTVVVSGPTGNGNGAIDVNGEFLISGGVLLAAGSAGMAETPDASSAQATLAIGFGASEPAGTVVHIVSSAGDELAAFESSKAFETLVLSTPDVVSGQTYEVLLGGTVTGSTVGGLSLDSDPTGATSLGTLTAG from the coding sequence ATGACCTTGCGCCTCCGCTCGACCCGCACCGCCGCCCTCCCGATGGCCGTCGCCCTGGCGATGCTCACCGCCTGCGGCACCACCACCTCGGCCGACGCGGGCACGACGTCCGGCAGCCAGACCGTGCAGACCTCCACGGCCGCCGACACCACCACGGACGAGGCCACGGCCGGCTCCACGGCGACCGTCGCGGCGACAGCCGAGAACGCACCGGACCACGACGACCCCGCCGACCACGAGTGGGACGAGGCGGACGTCGTCGACATCACGCTCGACGGCGACTCCGCGACGAGCGAGAGCATGGTCGCGGTCGGCATCGAGGGCAGCACCGTCACGATCGGCGCCCCGGGCACCTACCGCCTGTCGGGCACGCTCGACGACGGCCAGGTGCTCGTCACCTCGGGCGCCGACGGCATCGTGCGACTGATCCTGGACGGTGTCGACATCACCAGCTCGACCAGCGCCCCGCTCGTGGTGACCGACGCCGACGAGGTCGTCGTCGTGCTGGCCGACGGCTCGCAGAACCACCTGAGCGACGCGGCCACGTACGTGTACCCCGACGCCGAGACCGACGAGCCCAACGCCGCGCTCTTCTCCACGGCCGACCTGACCATCACCGGCACCGGCGCACTGACCGTCGAGGGGAACGCCAACGACGGCATCGCCAGCAAGGACGGCCTGGTCATCGCCTCGGGCACGATCACCGTCGACGCGGTCGACGACGGCATCCGCGGCAAGGACTACCTCGTGATCGACGACGGCGACATCACGGTGACGGCCGGCGGTGACGGCCTGAAGTCGGACAACGAGGAGGACGCCACGATGGGCTACGTCTCGGTCGCGGCCGGCACGCTGGCGATCACGGCGGGCGTCGACGGCATCGACGCCGTCACGGACGCGATCATCACCGGCGGCGACCTCACGCTGGCCACCGGGGACGACGGCGTGCACGCCGACGCCACGCTGACCGTCGCGGGCGGGTCGGTGGCCGTCACCGAGTCCTACGAAGGGCTCGAGAGCGCCGTCATCACGATCGACGGCGGCGACATCGACATCACCGCGAGCGACGACGGCCTCAACGTGGCCGGTGGCGTCGACGGGTCCGGCCAGGAGGGGATGGGCGCAGACGGCGGCCCCGGCGGTGGTGACCAGTTCGCGGCGTCGGCCGGGCTCGAGCTGACCATCAGCGGCGGCACCGTCGTGATCGACGCCGACGGCGACGGCCTGGACTCCAACGGCAGTGTCGCGATGACCGGCGGCACGGTCGTGGTCAGCGGCCCGACCGGCAACGGGAACGGTGCGATCGACGTCAACGGCGAGTTCCTGATCTCCGGCGGCGTGCTGCTGGCCGCGGGCAGCGCCGGCATGGCCGAGACCCCCGACGCGTCCTCGGCCCAGGCGACCCTGGCGATCGGCTTCGGCGCATCCGAGCCGGCCGGCACCGTCGTGCACATCGTCTCGTCGGCCGGCGACGAGCTCGCCGCGTTCGAGTCGAGCAAGGCCTTCGAGACGCTCGTCCTGTCCACGCCGGACGTCGTGTCCGGCCAGACCTACGAGGTGCTCCTCGGCGGGACGGTCACCGGCTCGACCGTCGGCGGGCTCAGCCTGGACAGCGACCCGACGGGCGCGACGAGCCTGGGCACCCTCACGGCGGGGTGA